The DNA sequence TGACTGTGTAGAACTGCAGCCGGAGGTACTTTCAGTTTTGTTGTTTCTCACTCATTGTCGTTTGTAAATTTCACGATGCTAATAACAATATCACTTTAAAGTCCCTCTTAATGGTCAGTTGGGCCTATGTTCTGGTTGGTTGTGGTCCATTGTTGATTTTTGGCTTGTTTGTTGTATTTCAGCTAAAACGGCTGAAACTCAGGAAAAACAATTGGGATTCAGACACGTACGAATTTGATGAGGTGCTTACTGAATTTGCATCCCAAAAGCGAGTATACGAAGTTGTTGCTAAGCCTGTAGTGGAGGTTTGTTAACTCTTTCTAAATTTGCAACATTACGTAGAATTTATTATAAATGTTTATTGTCGAGTTATACAAAGTTAATCTCAATTCTCATGACATTCACTTATTTTGCATATTGTGGGCAACTCAATTTTCTGCCATTTGATTTTGTAGAGCGTCCTGGATGGTTATAATGGGACCGTGATGGCTTATGGCCAAACAGGTACAGGAAAAACATTCACACTTGGAAGACTAGGAGAGGAAGATACGTCTGATCGTGGTATTATGGTTCGTTCAATGGAGGATATTCTAGCAAGTATTTCTCCAGACACAGATTCAATCTCCGTCTCTTATTTGCAGGTTATATGGTCTTAATTTCACAGTTAAATATATTATacgtagaacctctatttaagaatactctattcaagaataacctctaatttgttataaaaaaatcaagtcccgatttgggccagttataaataagaataacctctaaattgtaatttgttatacattttctaagtctcgtattaacaaagtatacctctatataagaataattacatcttaataaaatatatacatgtattttgtaaatttatttatgtaaaattaataattttattttaaattataatacatgtatgaaattatatttactctaaaatatttctattatgatatattattaatgattatttattgttattattgttacattgatattttttggttttttaatttttttttctagtgtaactctatttagttataacctcccaattagaatataatttacttagtcccaagtgtattcttggatagaggttctactgtataatcAAAGTTTTACTCAGTTATTTCATTTCACACTCAATTATTTTAGCTATTCATGTTTTAACATCTTGttatttacaaataaaataaaataaaataaaatgtgtagCTTTATATGGAGACCATTCAAGACCTTCTCGATCCATCAAATGATAACATCCCCTTTGTGGAAGATCCAAGAACTGGTGATGTTTCAGTACCTGGTGCGACTCTTGTAGAAATCAGGGATCAACAAACTTTTCTGGAGTTGCTGAGAGTGGGAGAAACTCATAGGATTGCAGCTAACACGAAGTTGAACACTGAATCTTCTCGTAGTCATGCTATTCTGATGGTGAAATGATTTTCTGTcattaaaaaagtaaactagATAATGGATCAAAATATACTACTCTTAAAAGCATAAATGGGTCATTTGATATATATGCTTCTCTCTGGTGCAGGTGCATGTCAAAAGGTCTGTCATGGGAAGGGAAGATAATCATTCAGTTGACAATGGGGAACTCTCTTGCCTAAGCAAATCATTTAAGCCACTTCTTCGGAAAAGCAAACTTGTTGTGGTAGATTTGGCTGGTTCTGAGCGTATTCACAAGTCAGGTGTGTATCTAACCTCTCAATTATCGGTTCTTCATCAGTTGCTTACTTAAGTGTTTTTCTTTTTGTGGCAAGTGTATACACGGTTTGCTTGgatatgtatgtatattatttaagcATGCCTCAATGCAAGTTTTGTGCATTTAATGTGGCTTTTCACAAAGGATATATGCTTAAAGTTCTGTTACTAACATATTTTGTGTATATGATGTGGCTTTTCTTAAATTCTTGAAAAGTACGGATTATGACACGTTATTTTAGATTCACCCCTTGAAAATTGAATTGTGGGAAAGACAAGTTTTGATTAATGAAAATGTTTCAGTCTTAATAATCAGACTATTTCCAAACAACTTCTAAATTACCAGTaaaaatttctattattttataattagtatggattttttttttggagtatTGAAGAATAAGTTTTTCATCGGTTATTGCTTATTTTCCCAAAAGTAAGATGTTTCAGCGGTACAGTTGAAACCATATACTGCATTACTAGGGTTTGAAGTATAGTCCCCAATAATGTTGGgttgaattaaaagaaaaactaCCAGTGATGTTTTTGTAATTCCACTTTATTTTTAACCAACTTATTTCTTATCAAGAGATCTCTTACTCCTGTGATTCTGATTcggagacttttttttttttatatatatatgaattctAATATCCATAGAAAAaaagaattatattattaaaggGGAAAAAAAGGGTATGgggataatataataaaaaaaaaatcaagtataGTTTATTTATCATACCCACTTGCTATTGAACTTTGTATCTTTTTTGTATACCAGGTAGTGAGGGACATATGTTAGAGGAAGCTAAGTCTATCAATCTATCTCTTAGTGCGCTAGGGAAGTGCATTAATGCTCTTGCAGAGAATAGCGCTCATGTACCAGTTCGTGATTCAAAACTCACAAGATTGCTTAGAGATTCATTTGGAGGTGAGATTTCTCACGTCCTAGTAAATTTTACCTAGAGTATCTTAATGTTACCTCTGTTTTTGATGTGCATCACTGGACAATTATTATGGTAGTACTTAAAATGCATGATATGCACATATTGCAACATTTGCTATTCTCTTGCAGGCTCAGCAAGGACTTCATTAATTATCACTGTTGGTCCATCTCCACGCCATCGAGGAGAGACTACAAGTACAATTTTATTTGGTCAGAGGGTTAGTTCTCGTACAATTCCATGTAATTGTTAAGGGAGTTTGGTTATAAAGAATGAAAAATCAGTACTGTGATTATTTGACAGGCGATGAAGGTGGAAAATATGTTAAAGATAAAGGAGGAGTTTGATTATAAAAGTTTGTCCAGAAGGCTCGAAATAGAGCTGGATAAGCACATTGTGGAAAATGAAAGGAGGCAAAAATATTTTGAAGATGAAATTGAAAGAATACACTTGGAAGCACAAAACAGGATTGGTGAAGTTGAACGGAAGTTTGCAGATGCATTAGAGGTTTGTCTAATCTTCATACATCTGATAAATTTGTTTATAAAGTAATTAAGGGTTAAAAATCATTTCCTGGTGCTTCAGTTTTTACTATGTTTGGTGTAAAtttactaattttctaatttctttcTGTAGAAAGAGAGGCTAAAGAGCCAAATGGATTATATGGAAACAGTTAAGAAGTTAGAAGAGAAGTTGGTGTTAAATCAAGATAAGGATGAACGCTGTGGTTCTGGTGGTGGTAAATGTAATGGAGAGGTAGTAATAATTTCTTGTTAATGTCACACTTCCTTTAAGATGAATATATGCACTCCTTTTAACATTTTATATACAAGATATTTTGGGAAACTATTTTTGATGTTCCAAGCTCAATTATTTTAATGGGCATCTTTCATTTCGTAGCTCTCATAAGATTGTATCTATTAGCTTGTTCAGGTTTGTCCTTGTTTTGCAAGTCATCTATTTTGGCAAAAGAAGTATGATAAAAAGTTAACGTTTATTCACTTTCATTTGTTATAAACTTTCCCATCAACTTTCACATTTATAGTTTTCCTTCACTATTAGGAAATTTGATTTGTTGTAGCCTGTAGGTAGTTTTGCAATAATTTATCACATTTTAGCTTTTGAATTCCAATTGCTTCCTTTTTTCTCCCTAAAATGTAGGAACCTGGGAATTCCACTTCTGACGACATTGCTGAGGTCCGGAAATTGCTTAATAAAGAAATAAACCTAAGGAAGGTGGCTGAGGAAAATGTTGAAAATCTCAAAAGCCAAATAGGGTCAGAGGTATTGTTTATGAAATTTCTTAATGTTGGTAATTGCACCGATTATATCTGTTAATTTCAAATCATTGGATTTTTGATATAGAGATGATTACTTTTGGGTATTTAGGGTGGTGGAGATATAGAGATGTTAAAGCTTCGAAAGAGTCTAGAGGAGGAGGTACACCAGAAAAAGAAGCTCGAAGAAGAAGTAATAGTCTTACGTAGTCAATTGATGCAACTAAGTTTTGAAGCTGATCAGGTATTTACTTTAATCATACTTTatcttatatgtttaattttttatggaaCCTTTGGAAGATGATAGCAATGATCTTTTTGCTATTAGTTCAATTGAAGAAGTATTTGAGCTTTCAAACATAAAAGCAGGAGGtatttactttaattattattatacacAACTAAAGATTCTAACACGTAAAAAGTCTGAACGATGTCATGATTTTTTTTCAGCTAGTTGCAAGAGCTTGCTTCTTTTGTGCCCATTATCCATGATAGTTTTAGCTTGCAGGTCATATATGTTCAGGATATCTAGCATTATCTTAATCTTTACATGTACCATAATTTAGTTTTCAATATATTTTTACCCTATTTGATTCCACATATGCTTGTAGATGAGAAAGTGCCTGGAAAGAGGTGTGCCCCGAAATGGAGTAGATCCTTTAACGTCTGCAGTGGGGCATTTTCAGTCTAAAGACATCCAGAATGGAGATAAGGCATCATATTCTAATCTATTTGAACAAGGTTTATACAAAATTTTCTTTTAAGTATTATAATGTTTATCATCTTGTTGACagttttttatctttatttttttaattt is a window from the Cannabis sativa cultivar Pink pepper isolate KNU-18-1 chromosome 1, ASM2916894v1, whole genome shotgun sequence genome containing:
- the LOC115706359 gene encoding kinesin-like protein KIN-UB, translated to MASRNGAASYKAGLKLDHRPLNSKSSSFKSRPPPNSAGSSVRRSSPASFGSGGIKGDDGVPGRVRVAIRLRPRNAEELAADADFADCVELQPELKRLKLRKNNWDSDTYEFDEVLTEFASQKRVYEVVAKPVVESVLDGYNGTVMAYGQTGTGKTFTLGRLGEEDTSDRGIMVRSMEDILASISPDTDSISVSYLQLYMETIQDLLDPSNDNIPFVEDPRTGDVSVPGATLVEIRDQQTFLELLRVGETHRIAANTKLNTESSRSHAILMVHVKRSVMGREDNHSVDNGELSCLSKSFKPLLRKSKLVVVDLAGSERIHKSGSEGHMLEEAKSINLSLSALGKCINALAENSAHVPVRDSKLTRLLRDSFGGSARTSLIITVGPSPRHRGETTSTILFGQRAMKVENMLKIKEEFDYKSLSRRLEIELDKHIVENERRQKYFEDEIERIHLEAQNRIGEVERKFADALEKERLKSQMDYMETVKKLEEKLVLNQDKDERCGSGGGKCNGEEPGNSTSDDIAEVRKLLNKEINLRKVAEENVENLKSQIGSEGGGDIEMLKLRKSLEEEVHQKKKLEEEVIVLRSQLMQLSFEADQMRKCLERGVPRNGVDPLTSAVGHFQSKDIQNGDKASYSNLFEQVGLQKILSLLESEDVSVRIHAVKVVANLAAEEANQKRIVEAGGLTSLLMLLRTYEDETIRRVAAGAIANLAMNEANQELIMDQGGISLLSITAADADDPQTLRMVAGAIANLCGNDKLQTTLRTEGGIKALLGIVRCGHPDVLSQVARGVANFAKCESRASTHGLKAGRSFLIEDGALPWIVQNANNEAAPIRRHIELALCHLAQHEVNAKDMISGGALWELVRISRDCSREDIRTLARRILHSSPTFRSEMRRLRIEC